TGCATGTTGCCGCGATTGCCGGCCGGTCGGTAGCCCGTCTCGAGCCCGGCCTCCTTCTGAGAATCGACGAGGGGCCCGAATCGACTCAGACTGAAGCTGAAGAACGCGTGCGTCTCGTCGTCGATCGGCACGTAGACGCGATGGGTCGCCGTCTCATACGGCGCGCCGTCGCGCATGGTGCGGAGCGGAGGCGTGAACGTGTGAAACGGCGCCGCGAATAGCGTGATCCGCACGTACTTGAGCTTGTCTGCGTCGCTATCCGGATCTCGAATGGCGGCGTACCGGTAGCCATAGAGCGTGTCCTCGACCTCGAAGCGTGGGGCGTGGTCCCGCGGCCGTCCGCGCACGTCTGACGAGTGGAGATAATCCGTGTGAGCGGAATCGATGTCTCCTTCGAGCGCCTGGGCCCAGTTACACGCCTGGATCGTCTTGGCCAGCCCCACGCGCTCCGGCGGAAAGTGGGTCCATTCCCACTCTGGAAAGGCTGGCACACGATGCTTCGGTCCCATGTATGTCCAGATCACGCCCGCGTGCTCGCGTACGAGGTATGCTCGCTGCTTGATCCGGTCCTTGAACGTGCTCTCCGGTGGCTCGGGCGGCGTTTCGAGGATGTTCCCCTCCACGTCATACTTCCAGCCGTGGTACAGGCAGCGGAGGCCGCCTTCCTCGTTTCTACCATAGGCCAACGAGGCGCAGCGATGCGCGCACGCCTCGTCCAGGATCCCGACTCGCCCGGTGGTGTCGCGGAATGCGACCAGGTCCTCGCCGAGCAGACGCGTCCGGACGGGCGTGCAATCCGGTTCCGGCAGCTCCTCGCTGAGCAGGGCGGGCATCCAGTAGAGGCGCACGAGCTCTCCCATGGGCGTGCCCGGCCCGGTTCGTGCGAGCAGCTCGTTCTCTTCAACACTCAGCATCATGTCCTCCGCGTGCCCGGTTGGGAAACTGACCCCTGCATCATACTCGGTGCAGTCGATCTCGTCCTAGTCCGCGGCAAGGGTGCCGCGCACCGCGGCGGCGAGATCGTCGAGGTCAAAAGGCTTCGCGATATATCCGGCCGCGCCGATTTTTCGGGCGCGCTCGGCCACGGTTCCCGCGGCGCTCATGACGAGAATCGGTGGAGGATCGGCGAAGAGCTTCGTCAGCTCTGCCGCGACCTCCTCCCCGCTCAGGACGGGCAAACCCATATCGAGCACGACGAGAGTCGGGCGCTCCTCCGCCGCGCGATCGAGGGCTTGCCGGCCATCGGCCGCGCTGGCAACGATATACCCTTCGTCCTCGAGCACAGCGCAGACGACGT
This portion of the Chloroflexota bacterium genome encodes:
- a CDS encoding Rieske 2Fe-2S domain-containing protein — encoded protein: MLSVEENELLARTGPGTPMGELVRLYWMPALLSEELPEPDCTPVRTRLLGEDLVAFRDTTGRVGILDEACAHRCASLAYGRNEEGGLRCLYHGWKYDVEGNILETPPEPPESTFKDRIKQRAYLVREHAGVIWTYMGPKHRVPAFPEWEWTHFPPERVGLAKTIQACNWAQALEGDIDSAHTDYLHSSDVRGRPRDHAPRFEVEDTLYGYRYAAIRDPDSDADKLKYVRITLFAAPFHTFTPPLRTMRDGAPYETATHRVYVPIDDETHAFFSFSLSRFGPLVDSQKEAGLETGYRPAGNRGNMHLQDRAAMKAGNWSGIQGIRAQDRAMTESMGLLAPRHKEHLGASDVAVIRFRRRMLDAVRGLERGEQPPGLDPSLRFDELRAEQRLVPTGADWTKMSGFPEPAWV
- a CDS encoding response regulator; protein product: MTEQSPSIVRAGSGGRAVVLVVEDEPDLRDVVCAVLEDEGYIVASAADGRQALDRAAEERPTLVVLDMGLPVLSGEEVAAELTKLFADPPPILVMSAAGTVAERARKIGAAGYIAKPFDLDDLAAAVRGTLAAD